One genomic window of Psychrobacillus sp. INOP01 includes the following:
- the aroC gene encoding chorismate synthase: MRYLTAGESHGPQLTAIIEGLPAQLEITSEMINKELKRRQGGHGRGRRMQIEKDTVAITSGVRHGKTLGSPVCLVVNNDDWKHWTNIMGIEPLGDEIDPEDIKRQITRPRPGHADLVGGMKYGHRDLRNVLERSSARETTVRVAVGAVAKELLSKLGISIVAHVTKIGGIEADLNLANGKTVEEIREIVEADPVYCLDSEASTKMVEAIDNAKKAGDTIGGVVEVIVSGMPAGVGSYVHYDRKLDGKLAMAMMSINAFKGVEVGLGFEMANLFGSQVHDQISWSEAEGYTRDTNRLGGLEGGMSTGMPIVVRGVMKPIPTLYKPLQSVDIDTKEPFKASIERSDSCAVPAASVVAEAVIAWEIAQAVLETFHGDKIDTLLADIESHRAYTKGF; the protein is encoded by the coding sequence GTGAGATATTTAACTGCAGGTGAGTCACATGGGCCGCAACTAACAGCTATTATTGAGGGGTTACCAGCTCAATTAGAAATAACGAGTGAAATGATAAATAAAGAATTAAAACGTCGTCAAGGTGGACATGGACGCGGAAGACGTATGCAAATTGAAAAAGATACAGTAGCAATTACTTCAGGTGTACGCCACGGGAAAACTTTAGGATCTCCAGTTTGCCTAGTTGTGAACAATGATGATTGGAAGCATTGGACGAATATTATGGGGATTGAGCCTCTTGGAGATGAAATAGATCCTGAGGATATTAAAAGACAGATTACAAGACCACGTCCTGGACATGCCGATTTAGTAGGTGGCATGAAGTATGGTCATCGTGATTTACGTAATGTCCTAGAGCGGTCATCAGCACGTGAAACTACAGTAAGAGTTGCGGTAGGAGCAGTTGCGAAAGAATTGTTAAGTAAACTAGGTATATCCATTGTGGCTCATGTTACAAAAATTGGTGGGATTGAAGCGGATTTAAATCTAGCTAATGGTAAAACGGTAGAGGAAATTCGTGAGATTGTGGAGGCTGACCCGGTTTATTGCTTAGATTCGGAAGCGTCTACGAAAATGGTAGAGGCCATCGATAATGCGAAAAAAGCTGGAGATACGATTGGTGGAGTAGTAGAGGTAATTGTTTCTGGGATGCCAGCTGGAGTTGGGAGTTATGTCCATTATGATCGTAAGTTAGACGGTAAACTAGCAATGGCGATGATGAGCATTAATGCATTTAAAGGTGTAGAAGTAGGATTAGGTTTTGAAATGGCTAACCTTTTTGGAAGTCAAGTTCATGATCAGATATCTTGGAGTGAAGCAGAAGGCTATACACGCGATACAAACCGTCTAGGTGGTCTAGAAGGTGGTATGTCAACGGGAATGCCAATTGTAGTACGTGGAGTGATGAAACCAATTCCTACGCTTTACAAGCCACTCCAAAGTGTTGACATTGATACAAAGGAGCCGTTCAAGGCAAGTATTGAAAGATCAGATAGCTGTGCCGTGCCAGCAGCTTCTGTAGTTGCGGAAGCGGTTATTGCTTGGGAGATTGCACAAGCAGTACTAGAAACCTTCCATGGAGATAAAATAGATACATTACTTGCAGATATAGAGAGTCATAGAGCATATACAAAGGGGTTTTAA
- the aroB gene encoding 3-dehydroquinate synthase translates to MSIQVKTKDSVYEVYLGENILQSFCERQADALSGYDQLVLITDEHVWSLHEEYVRTNLTLPIKIFIVPNGEACKTFESYFQVQSFLLEENCSRNSALLALGGGAVGDLTGFVAATFMRGIPFYQIPTTILAHDSAVGGKTAINHPNGKNMIGAFYQPMEVLYDFHFLKTLPEVEVRSGLAEVIKHALISDTNWMDEFLALPNLKAIDNKELLIWLEKGIRVKARIVEIDEKEQSYRKFLNFGHTYGHAIEATVGYGKITHGEAVMIGIIPALMLSELHGKIDMGYSKAVYDLANRLGYNFEHVLQCPFESLAKFMQKDKKTMNGELHFALLQEIGNPFVKIISMDEVKQCDEQLRQWVKEANK, encoded by the coding sequence ATGTCTATCCAAGTCAAAACGAAAGACTCCGTTTACGAAGTTTATTTAGGAGAGAATATTTTACAATCCTTTTGTGAGAGACAAGCGGATGCATTATCGGGATATGATCAATTAGTGTTAATAACAGATGAACATGTGTGGAGTTTACATGAGGAATATGTTCGTACTAATTTAACGCTACCAATTAAAATTTTTATTGTTCCCAACGGTGAAGCATGCAAAACGTTTGAATCTTATTTTCAAGTCCAATCATTTTTATTAGAAGAAAACTGCTCTAGAAATTCTGCACTACTTGCATTAGGTGGAGGAGCAGTCGGGGACTTGACTGGTTTTGTGGCAGCTACATTTATGCGAGGTATTCCTTTTTACCAAATTCCTACGACTATATTAGCGCACGATAGTGCCGTTGGAGGTAAAACTGCGATCAATCATCCAAATGGAAAGAATATGATTGGGGCTTTCTATCAACCTATGGAAGTATTATATGATTTTCATTTTTTAAAAACGTTACCAGAAGTAGAAGTTCGCTCAGGTCTAGCCGAAGTGATCAAGCATGCTTTAATCAGTGATACTAACTGGATGGATGAATTTCTTGCTCTCCCTAACTTAAAGGCAATCGATAATAAAGAATTATTAATATGGCTAGAAAAAGGAATTCGAGTAAAAGCACGTATTGTCGAAATAGACGAAAAAGAACAGTCCTATCGCAAATTTTTAAACTTTGGTCATACTTATGGTCATGCGATTGAGGCAACAGTAGGTTACGGGAAAATCACGCATGGCGAAGCAGTGATGATCGGTATAATACCTGCTCTCATGCTAAGCGAGCTTCATGGAAAAATTGACATGGGATATTCTAAAGCCGTTTATGATTTAGCTAATAGACTGGGTTATAATTTTGAACATGTGCTTCAGTGTCCATTTGAAAGTTTAGCAAAATTTATGCAAAAAGATAAAAAAACAATGAATGGTGAACTTCATTTTGCATTACTTCAAGAAATTGGAAATCCATTTGTGAAAATCATTTCGATGGATGAAGTTAAACAATGTGATGAACAGTTGCGACAATGGGTTAAGGAGGCTAACAAATGA
- the aroH gene encoding chorismate mutase — MIRGVRGATTVTADSNELVLQETRRLVEEMAKSNEILPEDIASVIISTTTDITSAFPARAVRGIEGWTYVPVMCTHEMSVPGALEKCIRLLMHVNTEKTQQEVEHIYLNNAVVLRPDLLK, encoded by the coding sequence ATGATTAGAGGCGTAAGAGGAGCAACAACAGTAACGGCGGATTCAAATGAATTAGTACTTCAGGAAACTAGACGTCTTGTAGAAGAGATGGCAAAATCGAATGAAATCTTACCCGAGGACATCGCTTCCGTCATCATTTCAACTACGACCGATATTACTTCTGCATTTCCTGCTAGAGCTGTTCGAGGCATAGAAGGATGGACGTATGTTCCGGTGATGTGCACCCATGAAATGAGTGTACCTGGGGCATTAGAAAAGTGTATTAGACTATTAATGCATGTAAATACGGAAAAAACACAGCAAGAGGTCGAGCATATCTATTTAAATAACGCTGTAGTATTAAGACCAGATTTACTTAAATAA
- the hisC gene encoding histidinol-phosphate transaminase has product MKFKKQINGLNAYQPGKTSDEVKKMFNLEKVTKLASNENPYGASPKVKEYFSNANLDFAIYPDGYASNLRTAVANHLNISEKQLLFGNGSDENILIVSRAILRPGLNTIMADLTFGQYKHNAIVEGAEVREIALTKNGEHDLNNMLAAIDENTAIIWVCNPNNPTGTLTPSDKLKDFIEKVPEDVLIVLDEAYTEYISDKNYKDSLGLLENHPNVLIMRTFSKAYGLASFRVGYAIGSEAVIAQLEPTREPFNNTVISQQVALLGLEDQEFIEQCKEKNNAGKAQFVAYCQERNLDYFPSQTNFILMEVKADSDLVFQGLMKRGFIVRSGNALGKPGYLRITIGTQQQNSELLEKLDEVLKEEGVL; this is encoded by the coding sequence ATGAAATTCAAAAAACAGATCAATGGGTTAAATGCATATCAACCTGGTAAAACTTCCGATGAAGTGAAGAAAATGTTTAACTTAGAAAAAGTGACAAAACTTGCATCCAATGAAAATCCATATGGTGCGTCACCAAAAGTAAAAGAATATTTCTCAAATGCGAATCTAGATTTTGCTATCTATCCTGATGGTTATGCGTCAAATTTAAGAACAGCTGTAGCGAATCATTTAAACATCTCTGAAAAACAATTATTATTTGGTAATGGATCTGACGAGAATATCCTAATTGTATCAAGAGCTATTTTACGACCGGGTTTGAATACTATTATGGCAGATTTAACATTTGGTCAATATAAGCATAATGCGATTGTTGAAGGAGCAGAAGTACGTGAAATCGCTCTTACCAAAAACGGAGAGCATGATTTAAACAATATGCTAGCAGCGATTGATGAAAACACAGCGATCATTTGGGTATGTAATCCAAACAATCCAACAGGGACACTAACACCTAGTGATAAATTGAAAGATTTTATCGAAAAAGTGCCGGAGGATGTTTTAATCGTATTAGATGAAGCATACACAGAATACATATCAGACAAAAACTACAAAGATTCTCTTGGATTATTAGAGAACCATCCTAATGTATTAATAATGCGTACTTTCTCTAAAGCATATGGACTTGCAAGCTTCCGTGTTGGATATGCAATCGGGTCAGAAGCAGTAATAGCTCAACTGGAGCCTACGCGCGAGCCATTTAATAATACTGTTATAAGTCAGCAGGTAGCGCTTCTAGGATTAGAAGATCAAGAATTTATAGAACAATGTAAAGAGAAAAATAACGCGGGGAAAGCTCAATTCGTGGCATATTGCCAAGAAAGAAATCTAGATTATTTCCCCTCGCAAACTAATTTCATCTTAATGGAAGTGAAGGCTGATAGTGATTTAGTATTCCAAGGTTTGATGAAACGTGGATTTATCGTTCGAAGTGGGAATGCATTAGGAAAACCGGGATACCTACGCATAACAATTGGAACACAACAGCAAAATAGCGAGTTATTGGAAAAGCTAGATGAGGTTCTAAAAGAGGAAGGCGTCTTATAA
- a CDS encoding prephenate dehydrogenase — protein MQQTVFIIGLGLIGGSLALGLKRNKDVRIIGYDANGHTLRTAKRISVIDEMATNIEDGTEFADVIVFATPVSETIRLMNELPKWQLKNEVIVTDTGSTKKEIMKTAISLRERGITFIGGHPMAGSHKSGVEAARPILFENAYYLLTPFEDESHERIQVLIDLLQVTKAKLVQVGAEEHDHMTAVVSHFPHLVAASLVHQLSFENEQYPFTKQLAAGGFRDLTRIASANPIVWRDITLQNRKELTTQLQAWTNEMIKLQDLLSFADSSDIEAYFTTAKRIRDDLPINTQGAMFSVFDLYVDVPDYPGVISEITRYLAKDNISITNLRIVETREDVFGILVISFQSTDDRAKAVDCIANNTTFETYIS, from the coding sequence ATGCAGCAAACAGTTTTCATAATAGGTCTCGGACTAATAGGTGGCTCCTTAGCGCTTGGTTTAAAACGCAATAAAGATGTGAGAATAATTGGATATGATGCAAATGGTCATACGCTACGAACAGCGAAACGAATTAGCGTCATTGATGAGATGGCTACGAATATCGAAGATGGAACTGAGTTTGCAGACGTAATTGTTTTTGCAACTCCAGTAAGTGAAACAATCCGCTTAATGAATGAATTACCGAAATGGCAGCTAAAGAACGAAGTAATTGTAACGGATACAGGAAGTACGAAAAAAGAAATTATGAAAACTGCCATTTCATTAAGAGAAAGGGGCATAACGTTTATAGGTGGTCACCCTATGGCAGGCTCCCACAAAAGTGGTGTGGAGGCAGCTAGACCAATCCTGTTTGAAAATGCCTATTATTTACTCACCCCTTTTGAAGATGAATCCCATGAACGTATTCAAGTTCTGATAGATTTATTGCAGGTAACTAAAGCGAAGTTAGTACAAGTCGGAGCAGAGGAACATGATCATATGACCGCTGTAGTTAGTCATTTCCCCCATTTAGTCGCAGCTTCGCTTGTGCATCAATTATCTTTTGAAAACGAACAATATCCTTTTACGAAACAGCTTGCAGCCGGTGGATTTCGTGATCTAACAAGAATTGCTTCCGCCAACCCAATTGTTTGGAGAGATATAACGCTTCAAAATCGTAAGGAACTAACTACTCAATTGCAGGCATGGACGAATGAAATGATAAAATTGCAAGACTTACTTTCATTTGCTGATTCTAGTGATATAGAAGCTTATTTTACTACTGCTAAAAGAATACGAGACGATCTTCCTATAAATACACAGGGTGCAATGTTTAGCGTATTTGACCTGTATGTGGATGTACCTGATTATCCTGGTGTTATTTCTGAGATTACAAGGTATTTGGCAAAAGACAATATTAGCATTACCAACTTACGAATCGTAGAAACTCGTGAAGATGTATTCGGAATTCTAGTCATCAGTTTTCAATCGACAGATGACCGTGCTAAAGCGGTAGACTGTATTGCTAATAATACAACATTTGAAACGTATATTTCTTGA
- the aroA gene encoding 3-phosphoshikimate 1-carboxyvinyltransferase → MTSKILDYAQPSLKGTIRIPGDKSVSHRSIMFGAIAEGTTTVEGFLQSDDCLSTIDCFQKLGVEISIEGDKVKVNSKGIMNWKEPDEILYTGNSGTTTRLMLGILAGSSVSSVLIGDESIQKRPMRRVTDPLKQMGAKLIGRENGQFTPIGVEGTKLQAIRYTMPVASAQVKSAILLAALNADGETIVEELETSRDHTEKMLKHFGATIAVDDKTIRLQGGQKLTGTHVVVPGDISSAAFFLAAGAIVPNSKLTLTNVGLNPTRTGIMDVLQAMGASYTVNDSSNSSHEEMGTIEIESSALVGTEIGGELIPRLIDEIPIIALLATQANGKTVIKNAEELKVKETNRIDAVVNELKKLGADITATDDGMIIEGPTTLHGGDLFTYGDHRIGMMAAVASLITTKPVTIDNAGCIAVSYPTFFEDISSVIK, encoded by the coding sequence ATAACAAGTAAGATATTAGATTATGCACAACCTTCGTTAAAGGGTACCATTCGTATACCTGGAGATAAATCTGTCTCGCATCGTTCTATTATGTTCGGTGCTATAGCAGAAGGGACTACAACGGTCGAAGGTTTTTTACAGAGTGATGATTGTTTAAGTACGATTGATTGCTTTCAAAAGCTTGGTGTAGAAATATCCATAGAAGGCGACAAAGTAAAGGTCAACAGCAAGGGAATCATGAATTGGAAAGAACCTGATGAAATACTATATACGGGGAATTCGGGGACAACTACTCGTTTAATGCTCGGAATTTTAGCAGGATCATCAGTTTCATCGGTTTTAATAGGTGACGAATCTATCCAAAAACGTCCTATGAGGCGTGTTACAGATCCGTTAAAACAAATGGGTGCTAAGCTGATTGGGAGAGAAAACGGCCAGTTTACTCCTATTGGAGTAGAAGGAACTAAATTACAAGCTATTCGCTATACGATGCCTGTAGCAAGTGCACAGGTGAAGTCTGCCATATTACTGGCAGCTTTAAATGCGGATGGAGAAACCATAGTTGAAGAATTGGAAACCTCTAGAGATCACACAGAGAAAATGTTAAAACACTTCGGCGCAACCATTGCCGTAGATGATAAAACAATACGCTTACAAGGTGGACAAAAACTAACTGGAACCCATGTGGTCGTACCGGGTGATATTTCATCTGCAGCATTCTTTTTAGCTGCTGGAGCGATTGTTCCTAATAGCAAGCTAACCTTAACAAATGTGGGTTTAAATCCAACAAGAACAGGTATTATGGACGTTCTGCAAGCAATGGGTGCTTCTTATACAGTTAATGACTCTTCGAACAGTAGTCATGAAGAAATGGGAACTATTGAAATCGAATCCTCTGCTTTAGTTGGCACGGAAATCGGAGGAGAACTGATCCCTCGACTTATTGATGAAATACCTATTATTGCGTTACTAGCTACACAAGCTAATGGGAAAACTGTTATTAAAAATGCAGAAGAGCTAAAAGTAAAAGAAACGAACCGAATTGATGCTGTAGTAAATGAATTAAAGAAGCTGGGAGCAGATATTACCGCCACTGATGATGGTATGATAATCGAAGGGCCGACGACACTTCATGGTGGAGATCTATTCACATACGGAGATCACCGTATTGGTATGATGGCTGCAGTGGCTTCTCTCATAACAACAAAACCTGTCACAATTGACAATGCTGGTTGTATCGCTGTTTCTTATCCGACATTTT